A stretch of the Oscillospiraceae bacterium genome encodes the following:
- a CDS encoding WecB/TagA/CpsF family glycosyltransferase, whose translation MENVNILGVRIDKVDLKSAVSKVVSLLEKGSPASVFTPNSEIIYLAKDDEEFKKILNSSDLNTADGIGVVYASKILKNPVCERVAGFDLAKSLLPVMNEKKLKLFLFGGKEGVAKKAKEEILKDYPDIYICGVENGYFDSSDKIIENINNASPDFVFVCLGAPKQEKWIYENKDKLNAKVLMGIGGSLDVFAKEAKRAPQIFIKLNIEWLYRLLKNPSRFKRMLALPKFAFEVFKTSRK comes from the coding sequence ATGGAAAATGTAAATATTTTAGGCGTAAGAATTGATAAAGTGGATTTAAAGAGTGCAGTTTCAAAGGTAGTTTCACTTCTTGAAAAAGGCAGTCCCGCATCTGTTTTTACACCTAATTCCGAGATAATATATCTTGCAAAAGATGATGAGGAATTTAAAAAAATTCTTAACAGTTCTGACCTTAATACTGCTGACGGGATAGGTGTTGTTTACGCATCTAAAATACTTAAAAATCCTGTTTGTGAGAGAGTTGCAGGATTTGACCTTGCAAAAAGTCTTCTTCCCGTTATGAATGAGAAAAAATTAAAACTTTTCTTGTTCGGAGGAAAAGAGGGAGTAGCCAAAAAGGCAAAGGAAGAAATATTAAAAGATTATCCTGATATTTATATATGCGGAGTTGAAAATGGATATTTTGACTCTTCGGATAAAATAATTGAAAATATTAATAATGCAAGTCCTGATTTTGTGTTTGTGTGTTTAGGCGCTCCTAAGCAGGAAAAATGGATTTATGAAAATAAAGATAAGCTTAACGCAAAAGTTTTAATGGGTATTGGAGGAAGCCTTGATGTATTTGCCAAAGAGGCAAAAAGAGCACCTCAGATTTTCATTAAATTAAATATTGAATGGTTATACAGGCTTTTAAAAAATCCTTCAAGATTTAAAAGAATGTTGGCACTTCCGAAATTTGCATTTGAAGTTTTTAAAACGTCACGAAAATAA